Proteins encoded within one genomic window of Pseudalkalibacillus sp. SCS-8:
- the smpB gene encoding SsrA-binding protein SmpB: protein MARDEGNLIAQNRKARHDYAVEETYEAGMVLQGTEIKAIRARRVQLKDSFCRVENGEVFLHNMHISHYEQGNRYNHEPLRTRKLLLHKKEIKKLIGVSKEPGYSLIPLKLYIKNGVAKVLIGVARGKKKYDKREDLKRKTAKREIEKAFRERQKM, encoded by the coding sequence ATGGCACGAGATGAAGGGAATTTAATCGCGCAAAATCGAAAAGCAAGACATGATTATGCGGTAGAAGAAACGTATGAAGCAGGTATGGTTTTGCAAGGAACTGAAATCAAGGCCATTCGTGCGAGACGCGTTCAACTGAAAGATTCTTTCTGTCGTGTCGAGAACGGTGAGGTTTTCCTCCATAATATGCACATCAGCCATTATGAACAAGGAAACCGTTACAACCATGAACCGCTTCGTACAAGAAAACTGCTTTTACACAAGAAAGAAATCAAGAAACTGATTGGCGTTTCGAAAGAACCAGGCTACTCGCTTATTCCGTTGAAGCTTTATATCAAAAACGGAGTCGCAAAGGTTTTGATCGGGGTTGCAAGAGGTAAGAAGAAGTATGACAAGCGTGAAGACCTCAAACGCAAGACAGCGAAACGTGAGATTGAGAAAGCCTTCCGTGAACGCCAAAAAATGTAA
- the rnr gene encoding ribonuclease R — translation MDQERILAFMREEAYKPMTVQELEQELGLNDAEDFKDLVVTLNDMEENGSVVRTRSNRYGVPERMNLVKGKLQGHAKGFAFLIPEQKGEKDIYISPSDLNGAMSGDTVLVRISSRRGDGKPEGTVIRIVERGVTEVVGTFIDSKSFGFVEADDKRIPNDIFIPKEAINNAVDGHKVLVKITGYPEGRSSATGEIIEILGHKNDPGVDILSIIYKHGLPRDFPADVMEQANSVPDEIDPDDLHDRRDLRDETIVTIDGADAKDLDDAVNVVKLDNGNYKLGVHIADVSHYVKEGSPIDEEALERGTSVYLVDRVIPMIPHRLSNGICSLNPKVDRLTLSCEMEINANGDVVNHEIFQSVIRTNERMTYTDVRKILLREDDEVLERYKELVPFFDLMGELAEILRKKRFERGAIDFDFSEARVLVDEESKPVDVVLRDRTVAEKLIEEFMLAANETVAEHFHWMKVPFMYRIHEDPDEEKLTNFLEFITNFGYVVRGQANSIHPRALQQILEEVQGEPEEAVISKVMLRSMKQARYEPENHGHYGLSTEFYTHFTSPIRRYPDLIVHRLIRTYLIEKKVDEKTKNHWGERLPEIAQHASERERRAVDAERETDDLKKAEFMQDKIGEEFEGVISGVTNFGLFVELPNTIEGLVHVSYLTDDYYHFNEQQYAMIGERTGKVFRIGDELQIRVLAVNVEERAIDFEIVGMKAPSERKRKDRARVISSGGKSPTKEKKRNEKNDKNGSSRKKKGNKPFYKDVQKKKKGKKKKRK, via the coding sequence ATGGATCAAGAAAGAATTTTAGCTTTTATGAGAGAAGAAGCCTATAAACCGATGACCGTACAAGAACTGGAGCAAGAGCTCGGTTTGAATGATGCAGAAGATTTCAAGGATCTCGTCGTCACCTTGAACGATATGGAAGAGAACGGTTCTGTCGTAAGGACGCGCAGCAACCGATATGGCGTACCGGAACGGATGAACCTAGTGAAAGGGAAACTACAAGGACATGCAAAAGGGTTCGCGTTCCTCATCCCGGAACAAAAAGGCGAAAAGGATATCTATATTTCCCCTAGTGACTTGAATGGAGCGATGAGTGGAGATACGGTGCTTGTACGGATTTCCAGCCGTCGTGGCGATGGAAAGCCAGAAGGAACTGTCATCCGTATCGTTGAACGCGGTGTGACCGAGGTTGTCGGCACGTTCATCGACAGTAAAAGCTTCGGGTTTGTCGAAGCGGATGACAAACGCATTCCGAATGATATCTTTATTCCAAAGGAAGCGATCAATAACGCTGTAGACGGTCATAAAGTACTTGTAAAAATCACTGGTTATCCAGAAGGTCGCTCAAGTGCAACAGGTGAGATCATCGAGATTCTTGGTCATAAAAATGACCCAGGGGTCGATATCCTCTCGATCATCTATAAACACGGCCTGCCGAGGGATTTCCCTGCAGACGTGATGGAGCAAGCTAACTCTGTGCCGGATGAGATCGATCCGGATGATCTCCATGACCGCAGAGACTTACGAGATGAAACGATCGTCACCATTGACGGTGCAGACGCAAAGGACCTTGATGACGCCGTAAACGTCGTAAAGCTTGACAACGGAAACTACAAGCTCGGTGTCCATATCGCTGACGTCAGTCACTATGTAAAAGAAGGATCGCCGATTGACGAAGAAGCATTAGAACGGGGAACGTCCGTCTACCTGGTCGACCGCGTTATTCCGATGATCCCGCATCGTCTATCCAACGGAATTTGTTCCCTGAATCCGAAAGTCGACCGGTTGACGTTATCCTGTGAAATGGAAATCAACGCTAACGGTGATGTCGTTAATCACGAAATCTTCCAGAGCGTCATTCGCACGAACGAACGTATGACCTATACCGATGTTCGTAAAATTTTATTGCGTGAAGACGACGAAGTTCTTGAACGTTATAAAGAGCTCGTACCATTCTTCGATCTGATGGGTGAGCTTGCCGAGATCCTTCGTAAAAAGCGCTTTGAACGAGGCGCAATCGACTTCGATTTCAGTGAAGCACGGGTTCTCGTCGATGAAGAATCCAAGCCGGTCGATGTCGTTTTACGAGACCGTACGGTTGCTGAAAAGTTGATTGAGGAATTCATGCTTGCAGCGAACGAAACGGTCGCGGAACACTTCCACTGGATGAAGGTCCCGTTCATGTACCGGATCCACGAAGATCCAGACGAAGAGAAGCTCACGAACTTCCTCGAGTTCATTACGAACTTCGGTTATGTCGTACGAGGACAAGCGAACAGCATCCATCCACGTGCCCTTCAGCAGATTTTAGAGGAAGTCCAAGGAGAGCCGGAGGAAGCGGTCATCAGTAAGGTTATGCTTCGTTCCATGAAGCAAGCACGTTACGAGCCGGAAAACCACGGCCACTACGGGTTATCGACCGAATTCTATACACACTTCACATCACCGATCCGCCGTTACCCGGACTTGATCGTTCACCGTCTCATCCGTACGTATCTCATTGAGAAGAAAGTGGACGAAAAGACGAAGAACCATTGGGGTGAACGACTGCCTGAAATTGCGCAGCACGCTTCTGAACGCGAACGCCGTGCAGTCGATGCCGAGCGTGAAACGGATGACCTGAAAAAAGCGGAGTTCATGCAGGACAAGATTGGTGAAGAATTCGAAGGCGTCATCAGTGGCGTGACGAATTTCGGATTGTTCGTCGAACTGCCGAATACGATTGAGGGACTCGTCCACGTCAGCTACCTGACCGATGACTATTACCACTTCAACGAACAACAATATGCGATGATTGGCGAACGCACCGGTAAAGTGTTCCGTATCGGTGACGAACTGCAGATCCGAGTGCTGGCTGTCAATGTCGAAGAACGCGCCATCGACTTCGAAATCGTCGGTATGAAGGCACCGTCCGAAAGAAAGAGAAAAGATCGTGCTCGTGTCATTTCGAGTGGTGGTAAGAGTCCGACAAAGGAAAAGAAACGTAACGAGAAGAATGATAAAAACGGTTCATCACGCAAAAAGAAAGGCAACAAGCCGTTCTATAAAGACGTTCAGAAAAAGAAAAAAGGGAAAAAGAAGAAGCGGAAGTAA
- a CDS encoding carboxylesterase has protein sequence MKIVTPKPFFFEGGDRAVLLLHGFTGNSSDVRMLGRFLQKQGYSCLAPHYKGHGVPPEELVHTGPDDWWKDVMDAYNELKDKGYEEIAVAGLSLGGVFSLKLAYTEPVKGIVPMCAPMHIKSEEVMYEGVLEYAREYKKYEGKSEEQIEEEMEEFRKTPMNTLKALQELISDVRSNIDMIYTPTFVVQARHDEMINTESANIIYDAIESNHKDLKWYEESSHVITLDKEKEQLHEDVLEFLNSLDWNN, from the coding sequence ATGAAAATCGTAACACCAAAACCATTCTTCTTCGAGGGAGGAGATCGGGCAGTCCTTTTATTGCATGGATTCACAGGGAATTCCTCTGATGTCCGTATGCTTGGACGCTTCCTGCAAAAACAAGGCTACTCCTGTCTAGCGCCGCACTACAAAGGACATGGCGTACCCCCGGAAGAGCTCGTCCATACCGGTCCTGATGATTGGTGGAAGGACGTCATGGACGCATATAATGAGCTGAAAGACAAAGGCTATGAAGAGATTGCTGTAGCAGGTCTTTCACTTGGTGGCGTATTTTCCTTGAAGCTGGCTTATACAGAACCGGTCAAGGGTATTGTACCGATGTGTGCGCCTATGCATATTAAAAGTGAAGAAGTTATGTACGAAGGTGTCCTCGAATACGCGAGGGAATATAAGAAATACGAGGGGAAATCCGAAGAGCAGATTGAAGAAGAAATGGAAGAGTTCAGAAAGACGCCGATGAATACGTTGAAGGCGCTGCAAGAACTCATTTCGGACGTTCGCTCGAACATTGATATGATTTACACACCGACGTTCGTGGTACAAGCAAGACATGACGAAATGATCAATACGGAAAGTGCCAACATCATTTATGATGCCATTGAATCCAATCATAAGGATCTCAAATGGTACGAAGAATCCAGCCACGTCATCACCTTAGATAAGGAAAAAGAACAGCTTCATGAAGATGTTCTGGAATTCTTAAACTCGCTGGATTGGAATAACTAA
- a CDS encoding alpha/beta hydrolase has translation MIGCLCLHGFTGSPYEVEPLVHYLKEHTDWVIASPTFPGHDTGGRMEHVHFEEWIKTAEMELRALEKKCDTIYVVGFSMGGMIAGYLAANHKIDKLVLMSAAAYYVSPRQLFLDIKQMVLDLFKGKIKDNELFQRYMRKFRITPLSMTFQFRRLIYNLRPYIEKIQTPTLILQGECDGVVPKKSAHYIYDTIRSTEKELVFLPQSKHIICHGTEQEDVIRHVFHFLTDKEPKVIKGEETS, from the coding sequence ATGATAGGTTGTCTATGTCTTCACGGTTTTACCGGAAGCCCTTATGAGGTGGAGCCGCTTGTCCACTATCTAAAAGAACACACAGATTGGGTCATTGCATCTCCTACCTTCCCAGGGCATGATACAGGAGGCCGGATGGAGCATGTCCACTTTGAAGAGTGGATCAAAACGGCCGAAATGGAACTCAGGGCTCTCGAAAAAAAATGCGACACGATCTATGTCGTCGGCTTTTCAATGGGTGGAATGATCGCTGGGTACTTAGCGGCTAATCATAAAATCGACAAGCTCGTATTGATGAGTGCTGCTGCTTATTACGTCAGCCCACGCCAGCTGTTCCTAGACATCAAACAGATGGTCCTTGACTTATTCAAAGGAAAAATAAAGGATAATGAATTGTTCCAACGATATATGCGGAAGTTCCGGATTACACCGTTGTCGATGACCTTCCAATTCAGAAGGCTCATCTACAATTTGAGGCCTTATATTGAAAAAATCCAGACACCCACGCTCATTCTCCAAGGGGAATGTGACGGCGTCGTCCCGAAGAAAAGCGCGCACTACATTTACGATACGATACGAAGCACCGAGAAAGAACTTGTTTTTCTACCACAATCGAAACACATCATATGCCACGGTACAGAGCAAGAAGACGTCATCCGGCACGTCTTTCACTTTCTAACAGATAAAGAACCAAAGGTTATAAAAGGAGAGGAAACATCATGA
- the secG gene encoding preprotein translocase subunit SecG, with the protein METFLMVLLIIVALGLIAIVVLQSGKSAGLSGAITGGAEQLFGKQKARGIDAVFQKATIVLAVLFFILSIILGYVY; encoded by the coding sequence ATGGAAACATTCTTGATGGTCTTATTGATTATTGTTGCATTAGGATTGATTGCAATTGTTGTTCTTCAATCTGGTAAGAGTGCTGGACTTTCTGGTGCGATTACAGGTGGAGCGGAACAATTATTCGGGAAACAGAAAGCACGCGGAATCGACGCTGTCTTCCAAAAGGCAACGATCGTTCTTGCAGTCTTATTCTTCATCCTTAGTATCATTCTAGGTTACGTATATTAA
- the uvsE gene encoding UV DNA damage repair endonuclease UvsE: MTLVRLGYVAMALSLQNASPSQTMTIQNFSKIQNRDAAMLKLERITRSNLHNTLRILRHNAAHDIKFYRMTSRLVPLATYEELPDWNYMDAITEELYEIGEFVKEHEMRVDFHPDHFVLVNTPKKDVLKMTVKTLMLHKRLLDGMSVHPKHRCVLHVGGMYGDRQIALERFVENWMLIPPGIQEMIILENDDKSFHLEDTLYLCEKLGVPLVFDYHHHLAHHDNEHWEEEWERVVNSWSDSHLPIKMHISSPKSEKQFRSHAEYVDSEMFMDFLNQIKGSVEQIDCMIEAKKKDEALFKLMRDLKDHPNVEIVDGASFYVK, translated from the coding sequence ATGACACTTGTTCGACTGGGGTATGTCGCAATGGCGTTAAGTCTGCAGAACGCCTCGCCTTCTCAAACCATGACCATCCAAAACTTTTCAAAAATACAAAACAGGGATGCTGCCATGCTGAAGCTTGAACGGATTACCCGTTCAAACCTTCATAACACATTAAGGATATTACGTCATAATGCTGCGCACGATATCAAGTTCTATCGAATGACCTCAAGGCTCGTCCCTTTGGCGACGTATGAAGAATTGCCTGATTGGAACTACATGGATGCCATTACGGAGGAGCTTTACGAGATTGGTGAGTTTGTAAAAGAACACGAAATGCGTGTAGATTTCCATCCCGATCATTTCGTGCTCGTCAATACGCCGAAAAAGGATGTATTGAAAATGACGGTCAAAACCCTGATGCTACATAAGCGTCTGCTTGACGGGATGTCAGTCCACCCGAAGCACAGGTGTGTTCTCCACGTCGGCGGGATGTACGGGGATAGACAGATCGCTTTGGAGCGGTTTGTAGAAAACTGGATGCTCATTCCCCCAGGTATCCAGGAAATGATCATCCTTGAGAACGATGATAAGTCCTTCCATCTAGAAGACACCTTATACTTATGCGAAAAGCTTGGGGTACCGCTCGTATTCGACTATCACCATCATCTTGCCCACCACGATAACGAACACTGGGAGGAGGAATGGGAACGAGTCGTCAACTCCTGGTCCGATTCCCATCTACCGATCAAAATGCACATCTCCAGCCCTAAAAGTGAAAAACAATTCCGCTCTCATGCGGAATATGTCGATTCCGAAATGTTCATGGACTTCCTGAATCAAATTAAAGGAAGCGTCGAACAGATCGACTGCATGATTGAAGCGAAGAAGAAAGATGAAGCCCTCTTCAAGCTGATGCGCGATCTCAAAGACCACCCGAATGTCGAAATTGTCGACGGAGCCAGCTTCTACGTAAAATAG
- the eno gene encoding phosphopyruvate hydratase produces the protein MSSSIINIFAREVLDSRGNPTVEVEVWLESGARGRALVPSGASTGEYEAVELRDGDKDRYLGKGVLNAVNNVNEVIAPELVYFDALDQVAIDKQLLEIDGTENKGNLGANAILGVSMAVAHAAADHLGVPLYNYLGGFNAKSLPTPMMNILNGGEHADNNVDIQEFMIMPVGAESFREALRVGAEIFHTLKKVLKEKGLNTAVGDEGGFAPNLGSNEEAISTIIEAIEKAGYKPDEEVKLALDVASSELYKDGKYHLSGEGVTKTSEEMVAWYEELTSKYPIVSIEDGLDENDWGGWEKLTAAIGDKVQLVGDDLFVTNTAKLSEGIDRKVGNSILIKVNQIGTLTETFDAIEMAKRAGYTAVISHRSGETEDSTIADIAVATNAGQIKTGAPSRTDRVAKYNQLLRIEDELDYAGFYAGQDAFYNIKK, from the coding sequence ATGTCATCAAGTATCATTAACATTTTTGCTCGTGAAGTATTAGATTCCCGTGGTAATCCAACGGTAGAAGTGGAAGTATGGTTAGAGTCCGGCGCACGTGGTCGCGCACTCGTTCCAAGTGGTGCGTCAACTGGTGAGTACGAAGCAGTTGAGCTTCGTGACGGAGACAAAGACCGTTACCTCGGAAAAGGCGTATTGAACGCTGTAAACAACGTAAACGAAGTCATCGCTCCTGAGCTTGTTTATTTCGATGCGCTTGATCAAGTCGCAATCGACAAGCAATTGCTTGAGATTGATGGAACAGAAAACAAAGGTAACCTAGGCGCAAACGCAATCCTTGGTGTATCCATGGCTGTTGCACACGCTGCTGCAGATCACCTGGGTGTACCACTATACAACTACCTTGGTGGATTCAACGCGAAATCTCTTCCAACACCGATGATGAACATCTTGAACGGTGGAGAGCACGCAGACAACAACGTAGACATCCAAGAATTCATGATCATGCCAGTAGGTGCTGAATCCTTCCGTGAAGCACTACGTGTTGGTGCGGAAATTTTCCACACGTTGAAAAAGGTATTGAAGGAAAAAGGCTTGAACACAGCTGTTGGTGACGAAGGTGGATTCGCTCCGAACCTAGGATCCAACGAAGAAGCGATCTCTACGATTATCGAAGCGATTGAAAAAGCTGGTTACAAGCCGGATGAAGAAGTGAAATTGGCATTGGATGTTGCGTCTTCTGAGCTTTATAAAGATGGCAAATATCATCTTTCCGGTGAAGGTGTTACGAAGACATCTGAAGAAATGGTTGCTTGGTATGAAGAGCTTACGTCCAAGTATCCGATCGTTTCCATTGAGGACGGTCTTGACGAGAACGACTGGGGCGGATGGGAAAAGCTTACGGCTGCAATCGGTGACAAAGTACAACTTGTCGGTGACGACTTGTTCGTAACGAACACAGCGAAGCTTTCTGAAGGTATTGACCGTAAAGTCGGTAACTCCATCCTGATCAAAGTGAACCAAATCGGTACGTTGACGGAAACGTTCGACGCGATCGAAATGGCGAAGCGCGCAGGATATACTGCAGTCATCTCTCACCGTTCTGGTGAAACAGAAGACAGCACAATCGCAGACATCGCAGTTGCGACAAACGCTGGCCAAATCAAGACAGGTGCACCGTCACGTACGGACCGTGTAGCGAAGTACAACCAGCTTCTCCGTATCGAGGACGAGCTCGACTACGCTGGTTTCTATGCAGGACAAGACGCGTTCTACAACATCAAGAAGTAA
- the gpmI gene encoding 2,3-bisphosphoglycerate-independent phosphoglycerate mutase → MAKKPVALIILDGFALRDETEGNAVAQANKPNFDRYWNEFPHSQLQACGEAVGLPEGQMGNSEVGHLNIGAGRIVYQSLTRVNLSIKEGEFYENQTFLDAMDHVKKKDSALHIFGLLSDGGIHSHIDHLYALLKLAAEENVEKVYIHGFLDGRDVGPQSAKEYITALQEKMDEYGVGEYATISGRYYSMDRDKRWDRVERSYRAMTYGEGPSYQDPIEVVDDSYKNEIYDEFVLPSVITKEDGSPVATVNDDDAIIFFNFRPDRAIQISQVFTNEDFRGFDRGEGRPKNLHFVCLTQFSESVDGEVAFKPTDLDNTLGEVLSQQNYKQLRIAETEKYPHVTFFFSGGRENEFPGEERILIDSPKVATYDLKPEMSAYEVTDALLDELNADKHDVIILNFANPDMVGHSGKLEPTIKAVEAVDECLGKIVDLILEKDGAAIITADHGNSDEVITKEGKPMTAHTTNPVPVIVTKKGVELREDGILADLSPTVLDLLGGKQPKEMTGKTLIKGNE, encoded by the coding sequence ATGGCTAAAAAACCAGTCGCACTCATCATTTTAGATGGGTTTGCGTTACGGGATGAAACAGAAGGGAATGCGGTCGCCCAGGCGAATAAGCCGAATTTTGACCGTTATTGGAACGAATTCCCGCACTCCCAGCTGCAAGCTTGTGGAGAAGCGGTCGGACTTCCTGAAGGACAAATGGGGAATTCCGAGGTCGGGCACTTGAACATCGGTGCTGGACGAATCGTTTATCAGAGTCTTACACGAGTGAACCTATCCATCAAGGAAGGCGAGTTTTATGAAAACCAAACTTTCCTGGATGCGATGGATCACGTGAAAAAGAAGGATTCTGCCCTGCATATATTCGGATTGCTTTCTGATGGTGGTATACACAGCCACATTGATCATCTTTATGCGTTGTTGAAGCTGGCAGCGGAAGAAAATGTTGAAAAAGTCTATATTCACGGTTTCTTAGATGGTCGTGACGTCGGTCCTCAATCAGCGAAGGAATATATCACAGCATTACAAGAGAAGATGGACGAGTACGGTGTCGGTGAGTATGCAACGATCTCTGGCCGTTACTATTCTATGGACCGTGACAAGCGCTGGGACCGTGTCGAGCGCTCCTATCGAGCAATGACATACGGGGAAGGTCCATCCTATCAGGATCCGATCGAAGTCGTCGATGATTCCTATAAAAATGAAATCTATGACGAGTTTGTCCTGCCATCGGTCATCACGAAGGAAGATGGCTCACCGGTTGCGACGGTTAACGACGATGATGCAATCATCTTCTTCAATTTCCGTCCTGACCGTGCGATCCAGATTTCCCAGGTCTTCACGAACGAAGACTTCCGTGGATTCGATCGTGGTGAAGGCCGTCCGAAAAATCTGCATTTTGTCTGTCTGACACAATTCAGTGAATCCGTTGACGGAGAAGTTGCGTTCAAACCGACGGACTTGGACAACACGCTCGGTGAAGTTTTATCCCAGCAAAACTATAAGCAGCTTCGAATCGCTGAAACGGAAAAATATCCACACGTCACGTTCTTCTTCAGTGGCGGACGTGAAAACGAGTTCCCAGGTGAAGAGCGTATTTTGATCGACTCGCCGAAAGTCGCGACATACGACTTGAAGCCGGAAATGAGTGCTTATGAAGTGACAGATGCACTACTCGATGAACTGAATGCGGACAAGCATGACGTCATCATCTTGAACTTCGCAAATCCAGACATGGTCGGACATTCTGGTAAGCTTGAGCCAACAATCAAGGCTGTCGAAGCGGTTGATGAGTGTCTCGGTAAAATCGTCGACCTCATTTTAGAAAAAGATGGAGCGGCAATCATTACAGCCGACCACGGTAACTCGGATGAAGTCATCACGAAAGAAGGAAAACCGATGACAGCTCATACGACGAACCCTGTACCGGTCATCGTGACGAAAAAAGGTGTCGAGCTACGTGAAGACGGAATTTTAGCCGATCTATCACCAACGGTACTCGACCTTCTCGGCGGTAAGCAGCCGAAAGAAATGACAGGAAAAACCCTGATCAAGGGAAACGAATAA
- the tpiA gene encoding triose-phosphate isomerase, which translates to MRKPIIAGNWKMHKTLEESKSFVKEIKELVPDEEKIDSVICAPALFLNALVNETVETKLHIGAQNMHFEESGAFTGEISPHALKDLKVEYVILGHSERREMFGETNESVNKKVHAAFKYDLVPIVCVGESLEQRENNETKSHVKNQVEQALSGLSEEQVSQVVIAYEPIWAIGTGKSATSEDANEVCAYIRTVIADKFSQGTADQVRIQYGGSVKPETIEELMSQSDIDGALVGGASLKPQSFLQLLEVVHNG; encoded by the coding sequence ATGCGTAAACCGATTATCGCAGGAAACTGGAAAATGCATAAAACGCTTGAAGAATCGAAGAGCTTCGTTAAGGAAATCAAAGAGCTCGTTCCTGATGAGGAGAAAATTGATTCTGTCATTTGCGCGCCTGCATTGTTCTTGAATGCCCTAGTAAATGAGACAGTAGAAACGAAGCTTCATATAGGGGCACAAAACATGCACTTTGAAGAAAGCGGCGCATTCACGGGCGAAATCAGCCCTCATGCACTGAAAGACTTGAAGGTTGAGTATGTCATTCTTGGACACTCCGAACGACGTGAAATGTTCGGTGAAACGAATGAATCCGTCAACAAAAAAGTCCACGCTGCCTTTAAGTATGACCTTGTGCCGATTGTTTGTGTCGGGGAATCCCTCGAACAGCGTGAGAACAATGAAACGAAATCTCACGTGAAAAATCAAGTCGAGCAAGCTCTAAGCGGATTGTCTGAAGAACAGGTTTCCCAAGTTGTCATCGCTTATGAACCAATCTGGGCGATTGGAACAGGCAAATCGGCTACTTCTGAAGATGCAAATGAAGTTTGTGCCTACATCCGTACTGTGATTGCGGACAAGTTTTCACAAGGGACTGCCGATCAAGTACGCATCCAATACGGTGGAAGCGTGAAGCCTGAAACAATTGAAGAGCTCATGAGCCAATCGGATATTGACGGAGCACTTGTCGGTGGAGCGAGCTTGAAGCCACAGTCTTTCTTACAGTTGTTGGAGGTTGTTCATAATGGCTAA
- a CDS encoding phosphoglycerate kinase, whose amino-acid sequence MQKQSIRDVDVNGKRVFCRVDFNVPMKDGEVTDDTRIRAALPTIQHLVEKGAKVILASHLGRPKGEVVEELRLDPVAKRLSDLLNQTVTKTDEVYGEEVNKAISGLDNGDVLLIENVRFEAGEEKNDPELAKAFADLADLYVNDAFGAAHRAHASTEGVAHHLPGVAGLLMEKELEVLGKALAEPERPFTAIIGGAKVKDKIGVIDNLLDKVDNLIIGGGLAYTFVKALGYDIGKSLLEEDKIDLAKSFMEKAEQKGVKFYMPKDVVVADDFSGDANTKVVPIDEIPSDWEALDIGPATRDEYRTVIEGSKLVIWNGPMGVFEIDTFANGTMSVAKALADSPDTYSVIGGGDSAAAVEKFGFADKMSHISTGGGASLEFMEGKVLPGVAALNDK is encoded by the coding sequence ATGCAAAAACAATCTATACGCGATGTTGATGTGAACGGGAAAAGAGTGTTCTGCCGTGTCGACTTCAACGTACCGATGAAGGATGGAGAAGTGACCGACGACACTCGTATCCGTGCAGCACTACCTACAATTCAACACTTGGTTGAAAAAGGAGCAAAGGTCATTCTCGCAAGTCACCTTGGACGTCCGAAAGGTGAAGTGGTAGAGGAACTACGGCTTGATCCTGTTGCGAAGCGTCTTAGTGACCTATTGAACCAGACTGTCACAAAAACGGACGAAGTATATGGTGAAGAAGTCAACAAAGCCATTTCTGGTTTGGACAATGGTGACGTCTTACTTATTGAAAATGTTCGTTTCGAAGCTGGCGAAGAGAAGAACGACCCTGAACTTGCAAAAGCATTTGCCGATCTAGCAGACCTGTATGTCAATGACGCATTTGGCGCAGCACACCGTGCACATGCTTCAACTGAAGGTGTCGCTCATCACTTACCTGGTGTTGCTGGACTTCTAATGGAGAAGGAGCTTGAGGTTCTTGGCAAAGCACTAGCTGAACCTGAGCGACCATTCACAGCCATCATTGGTGGAGCGAAGGTAAAGGACAAAATCGGTGTCATCGACAATCTATTAGATAAGGTCGATAACTTGATCATTGGTGGCGGACTTGCTTACACATTTGTCAAAGCGTTAGGTTATGACATCGGAAAGTCACTATTAGAAGAAGATAAGATTGATCTAGCTAAATCGTTCATGGAAAAAGCAGAGCAAAAAGGCGTGAAGTTCTACATGCCGAAAGACGTTGTCGTAGCGGACGATTTCTCTGGAGACGCAAACACGAAAGTCGTACCGATCGATGAAATCCCTTCAGATTGGGAAGCGCTCGACATCGGTCCAGCTACTCGAGATGAGTACCGTACTGTCATTGAAGGTTCGAAGCTTGTCATCTGGAACGGACCGATGGGTGTATTCGAGATTGATACATTCGCTAATGGAACGATGAGTGTTGCGAAAGCCCTTGCTGATTCACCGGACACATACAGTGTCATCGGTGGCGGTGATTCTGCGGCAGCCGTAGAGAAATTTGGTTTTGCTGACAAGATGAGCCATATCTCCACAGGTGGAGGAGCATCCCTCGAATTTATGGAGGGGAAGGTTCTTCCGGGAGTTGCAGCCCTGAACGACAAGTAA